One stretch of Streptomyces sp. NBC_00443 DNA includes these proteins:
- a CDS encoding GNAT family N-acetyltransferase, with amino-acid sequence MTSPAPQDLVITQAGLDDWPVVRGWAVDEGWNPGLADSEAFFVQDSGGFFIGRVDGEPVSAISVVNYGADYSFLGWYLVRPDVRGQGFGLTTWKTALAHAENRTVGLDGVVDQQDNYRRSGFELAHRTFRFSGTAPAAQAPADVRAVRPEDLTEITAYDSACTPADRPRFLAHWLTGPGHHAVVRRTGGRVTGYGVIRPGHDCPRIGPLFADTPEDARALFAALTAETAGREVAVDVPETNPAGVALAEEAGFTPSFETARMYTGPVRPYAQEHVFGVTTLELG; translated from the coding sequence ATGACGTCCCCGGCCCCCCAGGACCTCGTGATCACGCAGGCCGGCCTCGACGACTGGCCGGTCGTCCGCGGATGGGCCGTCGACGAGGGCTGGAACCCGGGGCTCGCGGACAGCGAGGCATTCTTCGTGCAGGACTCCGGGGGCTTCTTCATCGGCCGAGTCGACGGCGAACCCGTCTCGGCGATCTCCGTCGTCAATTACGGAGCCGACTACAGCTTCCTGGGCTGGTACCTGGTCCGCCCCGACGTCCGCGGCCAGGGCTTTGGCCTCACCACCTGGAAGACCGCCCTGGCGCATGCGGAGAACCGCACGGTGGGCCTCGACGGCGTCGTCGACCAGCAGGACAACTACCGTCGCTCCGGCTTCGAGCTCGCCCACCGCACCTTCCGCTTCAGCGGAACCGCGCCCGCCGCCCAGGCCCCGGCGGACGTCCGTGCCGTACGGCCGGAGGACCTGACGGAGATCACTGCATACGACAGCGCCTGCACCCCCGCCGACCGCCCCCGCTTCCTCGCGCACTGGCTCACCGGCCCCGGACACCACGCCGTCGTCCGCCGCACCGGCGGCCGCGTGACCGGCTACGGCGTGATCCGCCCCGGCCACGACTGCCCGCGCATCGGCCCGCTCTTCGCCGACACCCCCGAGGACGCGCGGGCCCTGTTCGCCGCCCTCACCGCCGAGACGGCCGGCCGTGAGGTCGCCGTCGACGTGCCCGAGACCAATCCGGCGGGCGTCGCCCTCGCCGAGGAGGCAGGTTTCACGCCCTCCTTCGAAACCGCACGTATGTACACCGGGCCGGTGCGGCCGTACGCCCAGGAGCACGTATTCGGCGTCACCACGCTGGAGCTCGGCTAG
- a CDS encoding YciI family protein has product MKYYLLNVMQPVGEPPAPDVLGEIETNLDTLNRELREAGAWVFAGGLHGPESSTVLRPRDGDVLVTDGPYAEGKEMLGGISLIKAPDLDAALEWGRRLALATTLPIEVRPFMGEAEG; this is encoded by the coding sequence ATGAAGTACTACCTGCTCAATGTGATGCAGCCCGTCGGAGAACCGCCCGCTCCGGACGTCCTCGGCGAGATCGAGACGAACCTCGACACCCTCAACCGGGAGCTGCGCGAGGCCGGCGCCTGGGTGTTCGCCGGGGGACTGCACGGCCCGGAATCCTCCACCGTGCTGCGGCCCCGCGACGGCGACGTCCTGGTCACCGACGGCCCGTACGCCGAGGGCAAGGAGATGCTCGGCGGCATCAGCCTCATCAAGGCGCCCGATCTGGACGCGGCGCTGGAATGGGGCCGCAGGCTGGCACTGGCGACCACACTGCCGATCGAGGTGCGGCCGTTCATGGGTGAGGCCGAGGGCTGA
- a CDS encoding ArsR/SmtB family transcription factor, with product MDQVFKALSDGTRRRLLDRLHEDNGQTLGELCARIDMARQSVTQHLAVLEAANLVSTVRRGREKLHYLNPVPLHEIQERWIDKFESPRLRVLGAVKRRAEEAMTDKPAYVYVTYIESTAEKVWDALTDADLTAAYWGHSNVSDWRAGSRWEHVRTDGSGIADVVGTVVESERPSRLVTTWAAPDEEGQDDKYSRVTFDIQQHAEIVRLTVTHEDLPDESARADVSSGWPAVLSNLKSLLETGHVLPQEPWLMPTR from the coding sequence ATGGACCAGGTCTTCAAGGCGCTGAGCGACGGAACCCGCCGGCGGCTCCTGGACCGGCTGCACGAGGACAACGGGCAGACGCTGGGGGAGCTGTGCGCGCGTATCGACATGGCGCGTCAGTCCGTGACCCAGCATCTGGCCGTCCTGGAGGCCGCCAATCTGGTCAGCACGGTGCGCCGGGGGCGGGAAAAGCTGCACTACCTCAATCCGGTCCCGCTCCACGAGATCCAGGAGCGGTGGATCGACAAGTTCGAGAGCCCGCGCCTGCGCGTGCTCGGGGCCGTGAAACGACGAGCCGAGGAAGCCATGACCGACAAGCCCGCCTACGTGTACGTCACCTACATCGAGAGCACCGCCGAGAAGGTCTGGGACGCCCTCACCGACGCCGACCTGACCGCCGCCTACTGGGGCCACAGCAACGTCTCGGACTGGCGGGCCGGTTCCCGCTGGGAACACGTCCGTACGGACGGTTCGGGCATCGCCGACGTGGTGGGCACCGTCGTGGAGAGCGAGCGTCCCAGCCGCCTTGTCACCACCTGGGCGGCGCCCGACGAGGAGGGGCAGGACGACAAGTACTCCCGGGTCACCTTCGACATCCAGCAGCACGCCGAGATCGTCCGCCTCACCGTGACCCACGAGGACCTGCCGGACGAGAGTGCGCGTGCCGACGTGTCGTCCGGCTGGCCGGCGGTGCTGTCCAACCTCAAGTCGCTCCTGGAGACCGGCCATGTCCTGCCTCAGGAACCGTGGTTGATGCCGACCCGCTGA
- a CDS encoding GNAT family N-acetyltransferase produces the protein MDHDAVLALFDRDLREGALPDGPDALVERVDGVVRQVSSAHGWNGIVWSDLDVASADAAIAGQIAHFSGLGLEFEWKLYGHDLPADLGQRLRDAGFAPQPEETLMIGEVADLTLDTEPPEGIRVLPVTDRAGVDLVTEVHEKAFGVDGSALRHQLLGRLTAAPDTVVAVVALAGDTPVSAARMELVPGTRFAGLWGGGTLEGWRGRGLYRALVAHRARAAADRGYRYLQVDAMSTSRPILERLGFEPLTTTTPYVYTP, from the coding sequence ATGGATCATGACGCGGTTCTCGCCCTCTTCGACCGGGACCTGCGCGAGGGCGCGCTGCCGGACGGCCCCGACGCCCTGGTCGAGCGGGTGGACGGGGTCGTGCGCCAGGTGTCGTCCGCGCACGGCTGGAACGGCATCGTGTGGTCCGACCTGGACGTGGCGAGCGCCGACGCGGCGATCGCCGGACAGATCGCCCACTTCTCCGGGCTCGGGCTCGAGTTCGAGTGGAAGCTCTACGGCCATGATCTCCCGGCGGATCTCGGACAAAGGCTCAGGGACGCCGGCTTCGCGCCCCAGCCCGAAGAGACCCTGATGATCGGCGAGGTCGCCGACCTGACCCTGGACACCGAGCCACCGGAAGGCATCCGGGTCCTGCCCGTGACCGACCGGGCGGGCGTCGACCTGGTGACCGAGGTGCACGAGAAGGCCTTCGGCGTCGACGGCTCTGCGCTCCGGCACCAATTGCTCGGCCGGCTGACGGCCGCCCCGGACACGGTGGTCGCCGTCGTCGCGCTGGCCGGTGACACCCCGGTGAGCGCCGCGCGGATGGAGCTCGTGCCGGGCACGCGGTTCGCCGGGCTGTGGGGAGGCGGGACCCTCGAGGGCTGGCGGGGCCGCGGCCTCTACCGCGCACTCGTCGCCCACCGCGCCCGCGCCGCCGCGGACCGCGGCTATCGGTACCTCCAGGTCGACGCCATGAGTACGAGCCGTCCCATTCTGGAACGGCTCGGGTTCGAGCCGCTGACCACCACGACGCCCTACGTGTACACGCCGTAG
- a CDS encoding ABC transporter substrate-binding protein, with protein MKRTTPAALLAAALVSTLVTGCGGNAAAGDDKHVTVTVGYQSKTINTVTAGTLLRSLGYFERELAAQGKRDGVSYKVQWQDYATGAPITAQMTAGKIDIGSMGDFPLLINAARGKQLNRPTRLVSVTGYNLRGALNTVVTAPDSKLASLKDLRGKSVSTSIGSAADGTLVRALQRAGLDPEKDIRKLNQQPSVGASALQAGSADALSQFVAWPGLLAFQGKAKALYDAAELNLPTFHGVTVREDFAEQRPKVLDAFLAAQIEATRYLNEHPVQAAEKVAEATDLPPEVVYLYNGSGGIAAFDPTVKQQLVSALKKDVSVLRSAKLVGDVDVDAFVDDGPIKRVYGKEYAQRLAVTPEPSGSEVWLKGEESTRPFDSPAALLKFVAGHEGDVRAAYVPDAATGTRWYADKAVWVQDGKELRPFVTAPAARAYTQAHPGARTVSYATALEQAS; from the coding sequence ATGAAACGCACGACTCCCGCAGCCCTGCTCGCGGCAGCCCTCGTCAGCACGCTCGTCACGGGCTGCGGCGGCAATGCGGCGGCCGGCGACGACAAGCACGTCACCGTCACCGTCGGCTACCAGTCCAAGACCATCAACACCGTCACCGCCGGCACCTTGCTGCGCTCCCTCGGCTACTTCGAACGCGAACTCGCCGCCCAGGGAAAACGGGACGGCGTCTCCTACAAGGTCCAGTGGCAGGACTACGCCACCGGCGCACCCATCACCGCGCAGATGACCGCGGGGAAGATCGACATCGGGTCCATGGGCGACTTCCCGCTGCTGATCAACGCCGCCCGCGGCAAACAGCTCAACCGCCCCACCCGGCTCGTCTCGGTCACCGGCTACAACCTGCGCGGCGCCCTCAACACCGTGGTCACGGCGCCCGACTCGAAGCTCGCCTCGCTCAAGGACCTGCGGGGCAAGAGCGTGTCCACCAGCATCGGTTCGGCGGCCGACGGGACCCTCGTCCGAGCGCTGCAGCGCGCCGGGCTCGACCCGGAGAAGGACATCCGCAAGCTCAACCAGCAGCCGTCGGTGGGCGCTTCGGCACTGCAGGCGGGCAGCGCCGACGCCCTGTCGCAGTTCGTGGCGTGGCCAGGGCTGCTCGCCTTCCAGGGCAAGGCGAAGGCACTGTACGACGCTGCGGAACTCAATCTGCCGACCTTCCATGGAGTGACGGTCCGTGAGGACTTCGCCGAGCAGCGGCCGAAGGTGCTCGACGCCTTCCTCGCCGCGCAGATCGAGGCGACCCGCTATCTGAACGAACACCCCGTCCAGGCCGCCGAGAAGGTCGCCGAGGCCACCGACCTGCCCCCCGAGGTCGTCTACCTCTACAACGGCAGCGGCGGCATCGCCGCCTTCGACCCGACCGTCAAGCAGCAGCTCGTCTCCGCGCTGAAGAAGGACGTGTCGGTGCTCCGCTCGGCGAAACTCGTGGGCGACGTGGACGTGGACGCCTTCGTCGACGACGGCCCGATCAAGCGCGTGTACGGCAAGGAGTACGCCCAGCGGCTCGCTGTCACCCCCGAGCCCTCCGGCAGCGAGGTGTGGCTCAAGGGCGAGGAGAGCACCCGCCCCTTCGACTCGCCCGCCGCACTGCTGAAGTTCGTCGCCGGGCACGAGGGCGATGTACGCGCCGCGTACGTACCGGACGCCGCCACCGGCACCCGCTGGTACGCCGACAAGGCGGTCTGGGTCCAGGACGGCAAGGAGCTGCGGCCGTTCGTCACCGCCCCCGCCGCCCGCGCGTACACCCAGGCCCACCCCGGCGCCCGTACCGTCTCCTACGCCACCGCACTGGAGCAGGCGTCATGA
- a CDS encoding nucleoside deaminase has product MAAKDTELPYLRRCVALATEALHAGDEPFGSVLVGADGTVLAEDHNRVASGDRTRHPEFELARWSAAHLTPEQRAAATVYTSGEHCPMCAAAHAWVGLGRIVYVASSEQLTGWLAELRVPAAPVRPLPIQEVAPGVTVEGPVPELTEDIRALHVRFHRPQG; this is encoded by the coding sequence ATGGCCGCGAAGGACACCGAACTGCCGTATCTGCGCCGCTGCGTCGCGCTCGCGACCGAGGCTCTCCACGCCGGGGACGAGCCGTTCGGCTCGGTGCTGGTGGGGGCGGACGGCACAGTGCTCGCCGAGGACCACAACCGAGTGGCCTCGGGCGATCGCACCCGGCACCCCGAGTTCGAGCTGGCACGCTGGTCCGCGGCCCATTTGACGCCCGAGCAACGGGCGGCCGCGACGGTGTACACCTCGGGCGAGCACTGCCCGATGTGCGCGGCCGCGCACGCCTGGGTCGGCCTGGGACGCATCGTGTACGTCGCCTCGTCGGAGCAACTGACCGGATGGCTGGCCGAGTTGCGCGTACCCGCCGCACCCGTACGGCCACTGCCGATCCAGGAGGTCGCGCCGGGCGTGACCGTCGAGGGCCCGGTGCCCGAGCTGACGGAGGACATCCGCGCACTGCACGTCCGGTTCCACCGGCCCCAGGGCTGA
- a CDS encoding chaplin, whose translation MRRVTRYGVIAVAASGAMAVTFPAYADSAADGAAAESPGLLSGNTVQLPVHVPVNVCGNTVNVVGLLNPAVGNTCANEDGGGKKGAASHSGASAQGRGKDSPGIASGNVVELPVHLPVNVSGNSVNVVGVGNAAIDNESVNGPGDRPSDTTKPAPKPAPPRHQPRPVPPAPLPQGEPEGTLAHTGADQALAAAAAGGTLLLVGGAVLYRRFRPQAVS comes from the coding sequence ATGAGACGGGTTACCCGATACGGTGTGATCGCCGTCGCCGCCTCGGGCGCGATGGCTGTGACGTTCCCGGCGTATGCCGACTCCGCGGCGGATGGTGCCGCGGCCGAATCGCCGGGGCTCCTCTCCGGCAACACCGTTCAGCTGCCGGTCCATGTGCCGGTGAACGTGTGCGGTAACACCGTGAACGTGGTGGGGCTGCTCAATCCGGCCGTCGGCAACACCTGCGCCAACGAGGACGGTGGCGGCAAGAAGGGCGCGGCGTCGCACAGCGGAGCTTCGGCCCAAGGCCGCGGAAAGGATTCGCCGGGCATCGCGTCCGGCAACGTCGTGGAGCTCCCGGTTCACCTCCCGGTGAACGTCAGCGGCAACAGCGTGAACGTGGTCGGCGTCGGGAACGCGGCGATCGACAACGAGTCGGTGAACGGTCCCGGCGACCGCCCTTCCGACACCACGAAGCCGGCACCGAAGCCGGCGCCGCCCCGGCACCAGCCCCGGCCGGTGCCGCCCGCGCCCCTCCCGCAGGGGGAGCCCGAGGGCACCCTCGCCCACACGGGCGCGGACCAGGCCCTCGCCGCGGCAGCGGCGGGCGGCACGCTCCTCCTCGTGGGCGGAGCCGTCCTGTACCGGCGCTTCCGCCCGCAGGCGGTGAGCTGA
- a CDS encoding GlsB/YeaQ/YmgE family stress response membrane protein, producing MEISGIISAIVIGIIIGVLGRLVIPGRQRIGVLWTILVGIVAALLGSAIAAGLDVGDTDGVDWVEWLIQIGLAALGVAALDRTKARR from the coding sequence ATGGAGATCTCGGGCATCATCAGTGCCATCGTGATCGGCATCATCATCGGCGTGCTCGGACGGCTCGTGATTCCGGGCCGTCAGCGCATCGGAGTCCTGTGGACGATCCTCGTCGGCATCGTGGCCGCACTGCTCGGTTCGGCCATCGCGGCCGGCCTCGACGTGGGCGACACCGACGGCGTCGACTGGGTCGAGTGGCTCATCCAGATCGGCCTCGCCGCGCTCGGCGTCGCCGCACTGGACCGGACGAAGGCGCGCCGCTGA
- a CDS encoding SPW repeat protein gives MANVSPTRGDITAHPDVSEMRDRYARMLGGRDVALVDGPVFLLGLYCAASPWILHYTTSQPALVTHNLIMGIAIGLLALGFTRAPERMYGLSWAFCAMGVWMIIAPWVVGESPDAGVIVNNIIIGALAVILGLVCAGTAAKSTPRP, from the coding sequence ATGGCCAACGTCTCGCCCACCAGAGGTGACATCACAGCTCACCCTGATGTATCCGAAATGCGGGACCGCTACGCCCGCATGCTCGGCGGTCGCGATGTGGCGCTCGTGGACGGACCGGTGTTCCTGCTCGGTCTGTACTGCGCGGCATCCCCCTGGATACTGCACTACACGACGAGCCAGCCGGCGCTCGTGACCCACAACCTGATCATGGGTATCGCGATCGGCCTGCTGGCCCTCGGATTCACCCGGGCACCGGAACGCATGTACGGCCTCAGCTGGGCCTTCTGTGCGATGGGGGTCTGGATGATCATCGCGCCGTGGGTCGTCGGGGAGAGCCCGGACGCGGGCGTCATCGTGAACAACATCATCATCGGCGCGCTGGCCGTGATCCTGGGGCTGGTGTGCGCCGGTACGGCGGCGAAGAGCACTCCCAGGCCGTAG
- a CDS encoding ABC transporter ATP-binding protein has product MSTQSDTTATSTASAIHTSSTASGAGLPASGARLSLTGADLGRPGAVVLHGVDLEAAPGEILTVVGPSGCGKSTLLRTLAGLLPALAGQVAQDGRAVTGPGADRALVFQEDALLPWRTARANVELPLAIRGLGRVERGTRAEEWLDRVGLPDLKRQLPHRLSGGQRQRVQLARALAGQPRAVLMDEPFGALDAQTRAGMQQLLVEVLRGTGATVVFVTHDVDEALFLGDRVALLGAGGLSGLRRVPRPRDRGARDDPTTVALRHDILESLGPRSS; this is encoded by the coding sequence ATGAGCACGCAATCGGACACCACCGCTACCAGCACCGCCTCCGCCATCCATACGTCCTCCACTGCCTCGGGGGCCGGACTTCCCGCCTCCGGGGCACGTCTCAGCCTCACCGGGGCGGACCTGGGACGACCCGGTGCGGTCGTCCTGCACGGGGTCGATCTCGAAGCCGCCCCCGGCGAGATCCTGACGGTGGTCGGCCCGTCCGGGTGCGGGAAGTCGACCCTGCTGCGGACGCTGGCCGGGCTGCTGCCCGCGCTCGCGGGACAGGTTGCCCAGGACGGGCGGGCCGTCACGGGCCCCGGCGCGGACCGGGCGCTCGTCTTCCAGGAGGACGCACTGCTGCCGTGGCGCACGGCCCGCGCCAACGTCGAACTGCCGCTGGCCATCAGAGGGCTGGGCCGCGTCGAGCGCGGGACCAGGGCGGAGGAGTGGCTGGACCGGGTCGGTCTGCCCGACCTGAAGCGGCAGTTGCCGCACCGGCTATCCGGAGGGCAGCGCCAGCGGGTGCAGCTCGCCCGCGCGCTGGCCGGGCAGCCGCGGGCCGTGCTCATGGACGAGCCCTTCGGTGCCCTGGACGCCCAGACCCGGGCGGGCATGCAGCAGTTGCTGGTGGAGGTGCTGCGGGGGACCGGAGCCACCGTCGTCTTCGTCACCCACGACGTGGACGAGGCACTGTTCCTCGGGGACCGTGTCGCCCTGCTCGGTGCGGGCGGCCTCTCCGGTTTGCGGAGGGTGCCGCGGCCCCGCGACCGCGGCGCCCGCGACGACCCCACGACGGTGGCACTGCGCCACGACATCCTCGAGTCCCTCGGCCCGCGCTCGTCCTGA
- a CDS encoding RNA polymerase sigma factor, with translation MTAPDVEGVFRAEYGRAVAVLVRFLGDIDLAEEAVQDAFATALRRWPETGVPPSPAGWIVTTARNRAVDRLRREATRTERHAQAALLHTADVPPQEGPVRDDRLRLVFTCCHPALAVQARVALTLRLLGGLTTAQIARAFLVPEPTMAQRLVRAKAKIRNAGIPYRVPRDADLPDRLAGVLTVVYLIFNQGYEGEAGLCAEAVRLGRQLAELMPDEPEVTGLLALMLLVESRRPARQDDRGELVPLPEQDRGRWDPELIAEGQSLVRRCLRLGRPGPYQIQAAIQAVHSDAPTSQATDWYQIRQLYDHLLAIAPSPVVALNRAVAVAEVDGPAPALHLVDALDLDGYHVFHAVRADLLRRLGRATEAVREYESALALAENQAERAYLERRRRELVRS, from the coding sequence ATGACGGCCCCGGACGTCGAAGGCGTCTTCCGTGCGGAGTACGGCCGCGCGGTCGCCGTACTCGTCCGCTTCCTCGGCGACATCGACCTCGCCGAGGAAGCGGTCCAGGACGCCTTCGCCACGGCCCTGCGGCGCTGGCCGGAGACCGGCGTGCCGCCGAGCCCCGCCGGCTGGATCGTCACCACCGCCCGCAACCGCGCCGTCGACCGGCTGCGCCGCGAGGCCACCAGGACCGAACGCCACGCCCAGGCTGCCCTGTTGCACACCGCCGACGTACCTCCCCAGGAGGGCCCCGTGCGCGACGACCGGCTCCGGCTCGTCTTCACCTGCTGCCACCCCGCCCTCGCCGTGCAGGCGCGGGTCGCCCTGACCCTGCGCCTGCTGGGCGGGCTCACCACAGCCCAGATCGCGCGCGCCTTCCTGGTGCCGGAGCCGACGATGGCCCAGCGGCTGGTGCGGGCCAAGGCGAAGATCCGCAACGCCGGCATCCCGTACCGCGTGCCCCGCGACGCCGACCTGCCGGACCGGCTCGCGGGGGTCCTGACCGTCGTCTACCTGATCTTCAACCAGGGGTACGAGGGTGAGGCGGGCCTGTGCGCGGAAGCCGTACGCCTCGGTCGTCAGCTGGCCGAACTCATGCCGGACGAGCCCGAGGTGACCGGGCTGCTCGCGCTGATGCTCCTCGTCGAGTCCCGCCGGCCCGCCCGACAGGACGACCGCGGGGAGCTCGTACCGCTGCCGGAACAGGACCGTGGCCGCTGGGACCCTGAACTGATCGCCGAGGGACAGTCGCTCGTCCGCCGGTGCCTGCGCCTGGGCCGGCCGGGGCCGTACCAGATCCAGGCCGCGATCCAGGCGGTGCACAGCGACGCGCCGACCTCGCAGGCCACGGACTGGTACCAGATCCGGCAGCTCTACGACCACCTCCTGGCCATCGCTCCCAGCCCCGTCGTGGCGCTCAACCGGGCCGTCGCCGTGGCCGAGGTCGACGGCCCGGCTCCGGCCCTCCACCTCGTGGACGCGCTGGATCTCGACGGCTACCACGTCTTCCATGCCGTCCGCGCGGACCTCCTGCGCCGTCTGGGCCGCGCCACGGAGGCCGTGCGAGAGTACGAGTCCGCTCTCGCGCTGGCGGAGAACCAGGCGGAGCGGGCGTACCTCGAACGCCGCCGCCGTGAACTCGTCCGCAGCTGA
- a CDS encoding ABC transporter permease, which yields MTAVTAPPRKPRKAGRSSRRPAPARRTARLRPVVRVLSLLAALAVWQLLTTLDVQLWLRFDQFPSVTDVAREFGQRLADGAYWQDVSDSLRRIVTGFLLAAVLGVAAGVAVGRSRWAADLIGPVLEVLRPVPAIALVPVAILLFPSNEQGIVFITFTAAFFPVLVATRHAVRALAPVWEEAVLTMGGGRWRVLASVVLPGALPGIFGGLSVGIGVSWICVISAEMISGEYGIGYHTWQDYTVLDYPGVFTGIVSIGMLGWLTSTVVELLGRRLTHWLPRREGSATS from the coding sequence ATGACCGCGGTGACCGCCCCGCCGAGGAAGCCGAGGAAAGCGGGCAGGTCGTCCAGGCGGCCGGCCCCCGCACGGCGCACGGCCCGGCTCCGACCGGTCGTACGCGTGCTGTCACTGCTTGCGGCGCTCGCGGTGTGGCAGCTACTCACCACGCTGGACGTCCAACTGTGGCTGCGTTTCGACCAGTTCCCGTCGGTCACCGACGTGGCCCGGGAGTTCGGGCAGCGGCTCGCCGACGGCGCGTACTGGCAGGACGTGAGCGACAGCCTGCGCAGGATCGTCACCGGGTTCCTGCTCGCGGCGGTGCTCGGCGTCGCCGCGGGCGTGGCGGTCGGCCGCTCCCGCTGGGCCGCGGACCTGATCGGACCGGTCCTGGAGGTGCTGCGGCCCGTCCCGGCGATCGCGCTGGTACCCGTGGCGATCCTGCTCTTTCCCAGCAACGAGCAGGGCATCGTCTTCATCACCTTCACCGCCGCCTTCTTCCCGGTCCTGGTCGCCACCCGGCACGCGGTGCGGGCACTGGCCCCGGTGTGGGAGGAAGCGGTGCTCACCATGGGCGGCGGACGGTGGCGGGTGCTCGCCTCCGTGGTGCTGCCCGGCGCGCTGCCGGGGATCTTCGGAGGGCTGTCGGTCGGGATCGGCGTCTCGTGGATCTGCGTGATCTCCGCGGAGATGATCTCCGGCGAGTACGGGATCGGCTACCACACCTGGCAGGACTACACCGTCCTTGACTACCCGGGCGTGTTCACGGGCATCGTCAGCATCGGCATGCTCGGCTGGCTGACCTCCACCGTGGTGGAGCTCCTGGGACGCCGCCTGACGCACTGGCTGCCGCGACGCGAAGGGAGTGCCACGTCATGA
- a CDS encoding 4Fe-4S dicluster domain-containing protein: MPLVPQRADVPVTVDESKCIDGCTLCVDMCPLDSLAINPDSGKAYMHVDECWYCGPCAARCPTGAVTVNMPYLLR; encoded by the coding sequence ATGCCCTTGGTGCCCCAGCGGGCCGACGTGCCCGTGACCGTCGACGAGTCGAAGTGCATCGACGGCTGCACGCTCTGTGTCGACATGTGTCCGCTGGACTCCCTGGCGATCAACCCCGACAGCGGCAAGGCGTACATGCACGTCGACGAATGCTGGTACTGCGGCCCTTGCGCCGCCCGCTGCCCCACCGGGGCCGTCACGGTCAACATGCCCTACCTGCTGCGGTGA